Below is a window of Komagataella phaffii GS115 chromosome 1, complete sequence DNA.
TTTGCTTAGAAGCTCCGTTTGATCTTTGCCTAAATAGAGGGAAGTTAGAAATATTCTCTCTTTTGCATTATCAATCTTGTCTAGCAATGTAGTGTAGAAGTCTTGGGGATGAGTAATGATATCGAGGTCTTTTGCGTTCAGATTGAATGCAGGAAGATTTGAATCCAATTGGTTCAGCAGAGGACGAAGCTGGGACGAAAACTGGCTGGCATTTCGGACTGGATTCAGCATAAGAGAGgatgaatcttttgatgGGAAATGAGGAATGAGAGAAGGTGGATGATGAGGCTcgatttttttttttcaatatctgaAGTGCCTAAATAGATTTCTTGCAGACTAATCAGCTATGAGTAAAAGACTTCCACAGAGAGATGCTCATGGGTTCAAAGTGAAGAAAGTTGTTTTGGATTCTCATAggaaaattgaaggaaacgGTGTGAGTATTTTTGAGGAAGAAAGCCAAGGTGCTTCTTATATCAAGGATTATGTGCATGGGTTAAGACGAGTAACACCGTATTATTTTACATTTTTGACTCATTGTAAAGAAAGATGGCAAGATCGCAAATTGATcgaagttttcaaatccgAGTTCAGAATGAAACCGTTTTCATATTACTACAATGCTATTGCAAATGGTGAAGTGAAGCTAAACGATCAAGTCGCCAATGTCGATTCAGTACTCAGAAACGGTGATCTAATAAGCCATAGGATTCACCGTCATGAACCTCCAGTTACTTTGGATGAAATAGAGATTGCATacgaagatgatgaaattaCGGTGATTAATAAACCAAGTGGGATACCTGTTCATCCCACTGGAAGGTACAGACACAACTCCATAACCATGATAATGAAGCAAGAAATGGGAACAATCGCTCATACTTGTAATCGTCTGGATAGATTAACAAGTGGAATCATGTTTCTGGGGAAAACAGCCATGAAAACAGCCAAGATGGTTCAGCAGATAAAGGAACGTAATGTTGGGAAAGTGTACATCGCAAAGTGCAAAGGCAAATTTCCTCTGGGGTTGCAAGTTGTTGACAAGCCCCTTTTGACCATTGACCCAAGGTTGACATTCAATTTAGTAGATTTAGAAGATGGGAAGGAGGCCAAGACGTTGTTTCGACGTATCTCATACGACACTAAAGACAATACTAGCATTGTTAAGTGTATGCCCTTGACAGGTAGGACGCATCAGATCAGAGTTCATCTGCAATTTATTGGATATCCTATTGCTAATGACCCGGTGTATTCATCACCATATGTATGGGGGCTCACTTTGGGAAAGGGCTTTCTGCATAAAGAGAACCCAGGTTATCTTAAGGAAGTGAGTGAAAGGAGTGAGAAGATCGGAAAAACTAAACAGAGTACGTCCTGGTATTATCCCGAAGAATCTGGTGAGCTTTTATTAGAAGAAGGATGTGAAGTTTGTGGATCAGAACTCTATAGTGATCCAGGCGTGAATGATCTCATACTATGGTTGCATGCATACCGTTATTACTCGCATGAACAGTCTTGGGATTACAGCACCAAAATGCCTAAATGGAGTATTGAAGGTCATCACAGAGAAATGATGAAACTAGCTATTGAAGAGGCAAAAAAATGCGACCACACAGAAACTGCGTTTAATGTGGGATGTATCATTACGGATGAGAATGGGGAGATAATTAGTAGGGGGTACAGTAGAGAGTTCGAGGGAAACACTCACGCTGAACAATGTGCgttgatgaagttggaTTACAAGTTGCCTCCTGGTTCCATTCTCTATACGACTATGGAGCCATGTTCCGAAAGATTGAGCGGTAATAAGCCATGCGTGAATCGAAT
It encodes the following:
- a CDS encoding DRAP deaminase, catalyzes the third step of the riboflavin biosynthesis pathway, producing the protein MSKRLPQRDAHGFKVKKVVLDSHRKIEGNGVSIFEEESQGASYIKDYVHGLRRVTPYYFTFLTHCKERWQDRKLIEVFKSEFRMKPFSYYYNAIANGEVKLNDQVANVDSVLRNGDLISHRIHRHEPPVTLDEIEIAYEDDEITVINKPSGIPVHPTGRYRHNSITMIMKQEMGTIAHTCNRLDRLTSGIMFLGKTAMKTAKMVQQIKERNVGKVYIAKCKGKFPLGLQVVDKPLLTIDPRLTFNLVDLEDGKEAKTLFRRISYDTKDNTSIVKCMPLTGRTHQIRVHLQFIGYPIANDPVYSSPYVWGLTLGKGFLHKENPGYLKEVSERSEKIGKTKQSTSWYYPEESGELLLEEGCEVCGSELYSDPGVNDLILWLHAYRYYSHEQSWDYSTKMPKWSIEGHHREMMKLAIEEAKKCDHTETAFNVGCIITDENGEIISRGYSREFEGNTHAEQCALMKLDYKLPPGSILYTTMEPCSERLSGNKPCVNRIIDLKGEVITVFVGVVEPKKFIADNTGKRQLEDAGVNYLHIDGYEDEILALATR